The nucleotide sequence AAGAAGAGGGTGTATGTGTTATATGGACATATAATGGAGGGTATAATGGGAAATGCAAATAGACAAGAATTTAGTATAGTAGAaattgaggaagaagaagataaagaaagtaATGCTTGGTTGTTTGTATTAGTTGGATTTGGATTAGCTTATTTCTTGTTTTGGAGATTCCAAATGCGTAGACTTGTCCAAAATATGGACAAGAGAGTAGCTTAGGatttgattattttcttgttttcttgcTTTCTTGTTTCATGTACTACTTGTTTTGGTGATCTTTACTTTGAAATAAATTACaagtatttgtttttcttttgttgggTTAGTAGAGATCATATTTCACATGAGATGAGTTGGGACATTTCATGGAAATTTTATTTCATCGAATAAAATACCTTCTCCATGTAAGGTGAAATAAATTGACACACGATTGAGCCAGATAAATTGTTATAAAACAGTCAGCCCAATACTTCATTCAGCAACCCAAACAGTATGTAGCATTGAAAGTGTTCAAAAGAGGAATCATTTCAATCCTTTTTTCTGCATTTGGGTGTGACCTCAATCTCATCTGGTCGGAGCTAGAGCTCAATATCAGTATGTAGCATTGAAAGTGTTCAAAAGAGGAATTATTTCAATCCTTTTTTCTGCATTTGGGTGTGACCTCAATCTCATCTGGTCGGAGCTGGAGCTCAATATTTTATGTCAAACTTTCTGGTTCAGAATATTTAGATGTGTGGATCATGAGAATTATCACTTGTTACTGTTTAGGTTAATCTATTAGTTGGAGGTAGATGTTTCATAgcttcaagaacaacaaaatatcCCAATGTACTTCCATGagggggtctggagagggtacgTAGCCTTACCCTTACCTTGtaaagatagagaggttgtttccgataaactATGTTCTGTCTATTTCTCCACTCCATAGTCTTTTACTCCTATTTCTCTCTTACTAGATGGATTGGTTTAACAATATCAGTCGACGTTGTATTCACTTAACAATCTGTTGATCTCATGATTCCTGTTGTGATCTCAGTTAATAAAGACTAGTCTTGTTACATCTCCTACATGTCACACTGAGCTAAAACAAGTGACTTTTGGTGGATTTCATGTAACAGATGCAGAGATTGAATTTACTTTATACTTTTTTAGAAGCGCAATGGtactggagccattctacttcatatctcgtgacttgagccgggggtctttcggaaacagcctttctacttcatcagaggtagaggtatgaactgcgtacatcttacccccccagaccccactaagtgggaatacactgggtttgttgttgttgtaatggtACTGGAGCCAATGCTTTTCAGCTTACACGTTAGATGTTATTCTGGTTTTGACAAATGGCAGAACATGTTTGTTTGTTTCGCTCGATGAAAGAAGACAGAACTCGATCCAACGACAACTACAAGGACAAGCTATCTCTAGGAATGCTGTGGTGATTTCCCACCAAAACCAATGTTCCAAAATGTCTTTGCAAAAATGCAGTAATTTGCAATAGAAGGGATGAATATGAAAAGGCTTAAAAAGGTCTCCAAAATTTGATCAAAGCAAGTAAACTAAACAAAATTTTTGCCTCGTAACTCTCTAGCTCAAATGCAAGCATGTATGACCCGAAGCTCTTAGTTCAATCTCTGTGCAGCTTCCTTGGCGAGGACCCTCTCTTTGGCCTTCGTTCTGGCTTGTGATTTAGCGCCCATGATACCACCTCCCCATTTCTTCCTGTTCTCCTCGTATTTATCGTTGAAGTTAGCCTAAGAAGAAACCGGATTAGATTAAAAAGAAATATGGGATACAGAAAACAGAAAGTAATCAGTGGTTAGGTTTATTTACTTTAATTGCCTCCAATACTCTGCTGAACTCCATTTTATCTTCGTTCTTCACGGTAGTCAAGCATAGAGCTGAAGCAGTTTTCTTATGGACAATCTGGACATAACGCGATATCATGAGTAGCTTATCCACggagaaaataattttatgaaaaacaaCATGATGTTGCTTACCGATCCTAAACGTGCTTTCCCTTTCACAATACAATAGGGAATCTCCATCTTTCTGCAGAGGGCAGGAAGCCAGACAACCAACTCAATTGGATCGACATCATGAGCAATCACAACTAACTGTGCTTTGTTCTGCAATGACATTAACAATATAAAGTAAATGGGAGTGAAATATACTGGAGACGGGATTAAAGGTTTTGTGCGACTAAATCAAACCTGCTCAATAAGGTAGGTAATGTGCTTAAGACCGTACTTCACAACAATAGGTTTTTTTGTCTCGGGAGTTTTTCCTTCCGCCTCAGTTTGAGCTCTTTTTACGAGACGCTCCTTCTTTGTGGCTTTGTCCTCAGGCCTGTACTTGAGCAGCATTTTGAACAGGTTTGTAGCTGCGTAGTGTTTTGTAAAGTTCAGGTTAGCCTTAATAAAATTCATGCCAAAGAAGCTGTAAAATAGAAACAGTCAAGAGTACCAAATCATGCATTTAACTTGCATAAGAGATTAATACAAagacaaaatatatagaaatatattgCTTACACATGGTAACTTGCTCAGTCATTGTATTAAAGAACCAGGAACAATGGCTTGAAAGTGactgaaatcatctcaagaatccGACAGATCGATTCATCTACTCGGTTACAGAGTCCAAAAACTTTGAAAAACACCAAAAACTCACTCCAAATTactctcaaaaattcaaaaccaaatccaattttCAAATATCCCTTGCACTATGAAACCAAAAAACTTCTTTTCTCAAATACTcacaattttcatggccaaacaccccacccctaccccaccctAAAGTGTTTTTGCCTCTAAAATTTGAACCTAAAACCTCGTGATTCTCGACATAATTCATCAACCACTAGGCGGCACCCAACAATGCAGCACAGTTCAAAGCaaatatgcaaaaggaaaagcacTATCAAATCATAAATACTGGAGTTCAAACAGCACTTCAACAAGCAGCATTTGAACAGGCCCGGTGTTTTTTCCTCCAGAATATGATCCTAAAACCTCATGACTCTCAAccaaattcattaaccacaaggcAACAGCCAAAAGTCAGGCACAGTtcataccaatttcacaaaagCAAAAGCATGACGAAATAAAAAATACTGTTCAATTGAGTGCATTTTACACAGCAGTTCAAACAGCATTTTCAGCAAGCAgcaaacacaaaaacaaaatgCATACCAATATTCTTATCGAGTGTCTTCGAGAACTGATTGAGAGCAGGAGGAACTTTCAATCGCTGCTTGAGTATCCTCTTCTTCCTCTGGATTTGAACACCTTGCGGCCAACGCACAAACCTTGACAGATCCTTCTTCGGCCGCAATGCGCCACCGATTCCAAACTGCTTCGAACGCTTCTCGAACAACGGATTGACCACCTTCAATTTCTCGGTCTTCTTTATAGCTACTACGCCTTTCTTTGGAGCCTACAATtacaaataattctcaaaaacaaaaatcaactATGCGAAGAAGACGATAATGTAATCATCACATACTTCTCTCCATCTCACTTTACATGGCacatttcaaatttcaagagTCGAAACAGTTTAATTTTgagcatgaatttgaacataaaacttctcataaaagtattataagtcacaataattaacaattcaaaagaattttaaaattctcaaaaataaaaatcaactacTCAAAGAGGACGAGACCGTAAACATCGCATACTTCTCTTTGTCCCAATTTACGTGGCACATTTCAAATTTCGAGACTCAAAGAGTTAATTTTGAGCATGAATTCGGACGTGAAACTAAGTCATGATTATTGACAATTCACAATTCAAGAGTTCAATTTgctcaaaaataaaaaccaacaaCGAAACGAACACACctctatcccaatttatgtggcacaattACAATAGTTTAATTTTGAGCATGAATTCAAACATAAAACTTCTacgtaaaaagtattataagtcaCAATAATTGACAATAGACAATTCACAATTCAAGAGTTtaatattcacaaaaataaaaatcaactacTCGATGAACATGCCCTCTGTCTTAATTTATATGGCACGGTTAGAATTTCTAGAGTCAAAACAGTTTAATTTTAAGCATGAATTTGGACATAAAACTTTTACGTAAATGGTATTATAGATCACAATAATTGACAATAGACAATTACAATtcaagagttcaatattcaaaaatataaaaatcaactaCTCGAAGAACACtcctctgtctcaatttatgtacTGTTAGAATTTCTAAAGTTTAATAGTTTAATTTTGAGCATGAAACTTTTAACATATTTACAAACTCCGTACAAAgtattttaagtaataataattGACAACTCACAATACATATCTAAAAACAAATTACAGTCAAAGAAAGACTTGATTGAATCTCGAAAtacgaaaaaaggaaaaattacaatCTATAATCATCATATACTTCAGTCTGTCTCACTGTCTCACTTTATGTGGCAGAGTTCGAATTTCGAGAGTACAACAGTTTAATTTTAACGATAAATCCAGGCATaaatttactataatttttggAAATAATATTCACCcgtaaaaagtattataagtcaTAATAATTTACGACTCAAATTACTTAAAATTACGATAAAAAAAGACTTGTTTGAATCTCGAAATGCAAAAAGTATCGAATAAATTGGAACGGAGAGAGTAGTCTTTATTACTTACCATTGTGTTGTCGGAGATGATGATCGGAGGCCGGAGCAAAATCTACAGAGGGAATAAAAATGAGGTTTAGGGTTAGGGTTTTCTATGATGTGGGAGTATAACAATTGGGCCACATGGATATACTAATGTTTGGGCCCAAATCTTTCATACTAATATTTTTCGATTTTAAATcagtcgagatacataatatattcaacaaagatatatttttttcttgtaacaATATATAATTAGCTTTCAATACACTACTTTTCAATTTTGGATCTGgcaaaatacattatttttagcTCTATGATACATCTCagaaagatatataattgattgagacttttgtaattactttgtaagattggatatttgtgtaaatatgataagttgatatatatattttggttatttttctcaaattttaaggGGAgcgagtaactgataaagttgtcaTGTGACCTGGagatcacgggttcaagcctttgaaacagcctctgacagaaatgtaaggtaagcttgcgtacaatacacccttgtggtggggcccttccccgaatcTTGTGCATAGCGGGAGTTTTAGTGTGTCGGACTACCCTTATTGGCAATTTCGGTCCAAATAGATCGAATCTGAAGGAGGGACATTTTTAACTTTCATGTCTGGTagacagtggcggagccacattgAATTTAGGGGGTCATCCGAACCCCCTTTGtcagaaaattatactatttttacatggtcaaatttttttttatgtatatatagtagatgtagAACCCCGTCGACTGgtccgtatatttacttctgaaccccctcaatgaaaattTTGGCTCCGCCATTACTGGTATATGCATTGTCtcaatttagttttagattttcaatttcTCCAATCACTTGGATCAAGCAAAAGCATTCGAAAAGTCATCTCCTAAATAATAATAGTTCATTGGAAAACTATGTCACATTTCCCATTTAGCCACTTGACAGTAAGCAGAGTGACATGTCTGAAATCCTTTCAACTGATATAGATGATGAAAAGCAACTCATTAGTTCCCTAATCCTCCTATATTGTCTACTTACTTTAGCTAGCCTAGCTAGCTTGAAGTTTATGGGATACACAACTATAGTTGTAGTGCCGGAATCAATTTTTTAACTATGatgattcaaaataaattttttgctatgatgattaaaaatataaaagagaatCTTGATCTtagatatataataattttttggatGAATCCCCTTAAGCAGTTACGCGTCCCCAGCTCCTTACCACACCCTCAATTTGCAGCAAAAACATGTCGCTCAATAAGTATGCCATGCTGGATCAGAGACCTATGCCCAGTACAAAAGTTTGTCCAGATGAATCTTGGAAAAACTTTTTACCTTTTCAATGGTTCGTAAGTTTGGTCTGAAGATTCATCTGGAGACTTCGTTGTATATTGCGTGTAATGACTGAGCtaaaatttctattatatagGTGCAACACTAGAAGAGAATATAAAAagtatcaagttggtatcaatCCTTCTTTCTTTTATCAATGACAACATGGTGTACCAAGCTTATGTCATGCACAAGGTACCCAAAAAAACAAATCACAATGATCTATCGTATGCAATCTTAACATTGCATTTCTACATAAGCTATTTTCATAGTTCAAACTCACAACCTCCTAATCACATGACAAGTTTATAAGTTACACAAAGATGCCCCCTCCATTCAACCAAGTGCAACATCGTCTTTTATATCAACAGTAGGAAGTATGTACACAAATACCCTAGTTTAAATGCACCATCGACATTCACTGTAAATTCACCTATAACTCCGCCCCTGCGTGTGATTGTTCATTGCATACAGCCTCAGTCAATAACAAACAGGTTAAACAAAATTGGATGTCAGTGCCAAAAGAAAAGGGTTAATGAAACTCATAATCACATATTTGGATTAGTAAATATGTAAATCAtagaaaatttattcaaaataaatatgaaGCATGAGAAAAGCTCTTAACAAGCATCCAGCAGAATTATTCACTCCAAAAACGTGCTACCAGTACTGGTCAGTAAATACAATCCATGTATAACTCAAAAGAAAGCTAAACGCAAGATCCAATTTTGGTCCAGCAGCTACAAGTTGTTCTGCAACTTAAAAGACATAATTTCTCAACCAATAAGTAACTTGTTCTCTTCCAAGAAGCTGTAGGTAGGGACCTCCAGATTATATGGTGCAGGTCCTTTGCGAATCCTACCGGAGATGTCATAGTGGGAGCCATGGCATGGGCAAAACCAACCACCAAAATCACCGGCATTTGGTAAAGGGATGCATCCTAAGTGAGTGCACACCCCGACAACCACAAGCCATTCAGGATTTTTGACCCTCTCAGCATCTTGTTGTGGGTCACGAAGGGAGGTAAGATCAACACTGTTCGCCAATTTGATGTCGTCGTCTGTGCGGCGCCTGATGAAAACGGGCTTACCACGCCACTTAACAGTAACAGTCGACCCTGGTTCAATGCTGGAAAGATCGACCTCCAGAGAAGCAAGTGCAAGGACATCTTTACTAGCAGACATGCTCAGAACAAACTTCAGAATCAGGAGGCGAAGCAATGAGGCATAGACGAACCTTCCTCCTGTCAAGACGAAGTAAGCAAAAGCACGTTTGCTTGGATCACCAGGTGGAAAACGCTCATGGTTGCTCTCGTCATATACAATTTTTGAAGTGGGATTCTTAATAGCAGCCACTGTGGCTGGAAGATCTGGGACTAATCCCATCTGATTTGCGGGAGAAACTGAATTGGATGAGAAACCTGAAACATTTGAAAATTGTTGGAAGTTTGCTAACAAATATCAAAagaacttttttattatttattctgtccctgagccgggggtctatcggaaacagcctctctacttcgtcTGAGGTAGTggcatggactgcgtacacttaacccccccccccccccccccccaaaaaaccccccactttgtgagaatacactaggtatgttttTGTTGTAGTATTAACTATCCGAAGAGTCACAACCACAATTACAGAACTTATTAAtaataagtctaaataaaacaaagaaaCCAACATCACAATAAGAGTTTCCATATTTCATTGTTTGGATCAGAAAACAGCTCGGTCTTAATctaactttgattttattctttggaAAGCAGTGTGTGTAAAGTTGTTTTAGAGGAAGTGGTTTTGTTCAGTCCTGTGTAAATATATATACTGTCTTTATAGATTTTGCGAGCTCCCTCACTTTAGCCTAGCCTTGTATCCTGATACTTTTTGGCTAGCTCCCAGACTTACTATGCTGCCTTGTAATGGAGCTAGCAGATCTACTTTCGTAACCTATGCATCTTCTCAATGCCAATCAATGAATCAACTTACTTTATGTAAGTGGTTTGTACGATTTACTTCACctgattaaaaataataaatgaacttAAAAAAAGGCAATTGTCTAAGAGTTGGAAAAGTTATTTACAGAAACCACCCCCTTGAGTTGTTTTCCGGAAACAAACCAAATATTGTAACTGACATATAGGTTAGACAACAAAAGCTTTATACTTCTTTATCACTGAGTTAAAAACAATAGATACCTATTTCCAAGAAGTTCACCGTGATAACTACTGAAAACTTGATTTTCATGAAGCACTGCATGGACAATCTGGACGCAGATGAATCAGAGATGTTTTGGTGACAAAAAATAGCAATTACAAGTTCTGAAAAATAGGTGCATTCCCATCTGGACTCAAATGAGCTCGAGATGTTTTGGTGACAAGAAGGAGCAATTGCAAGTTCTGAAATATAGGTGTATTCATAAAAACCTCTCTGGCTTAGCTAAATTTCAATAAGTAGCTTTTAAGCACCAAGCGCAAGTACTTTTTAAATGCTGGAGCTAATTTTATGAACGGAAAAGGGCCTAAAGTTacctatttcaaaaaaaaagggcCTAAATTACCCCTCACCTATTTTTGCTTCCTGGTTAACTCCTAGACTTACAATAGGAGTTTTTGTTCTCACGAGTTAACCACTACTCTCTTATGTAACTACTCTGCATCCTCTTGATGCCTTGCGAATATAACACATCTTACTtcatcgaaaaaaaaaaaaaattgccccACCTATTGAAAATGGTATAAAACTACCCTCTACCCACCTATTAGCCCCCTTATACCCCCGACTTCCATCTTTGAGCTCTATATTGCCCTTAATTTTAACGGCCCCCCAAACAAAATGTTTCATTAATGACGTggagcccccccccccccccccccaaatcgGTCACCATATAATTAGTTGAATTAATTTAAAAGACCCACCAATAACTCATCCCCCAATTAAAATGGCCCAATTCCTCACGCTGAATTTCACTTCTACAGTCTCTATGCTTTCCCAAAATTCAGAATATTAACTGTGTTTATTGATGGAATAAATGGATATCCCAAGTTGTGTATTTGGATGAGTTCTTGAGAGATTACATTCTGGTATAGAACCTAAGTTATAAACTCCTTGTATACAGTGATCTCCTCTTTTTTGTAACGATGTTTTATCTAACCATGAAAAGGAAAATCTGAATGTAGTGTAATAACAACTTAGTTTTGTCTTGGCTATGAGCTGATAAGCTTCTTAAAGCATTAGAAGCAGAAGACACCAACTACTTGACAATCTCATCTCACAAAATTCTTTTATGGGTGGAACTTCTGTTTAGACTTACAAAGAGATTGTGCTTCATCTCATATGTGCAACACTAATTGACAGGTTGTGGTACTAGGCTCTGCATCAGAAAACTAATGACCACAACATCACAACAGCTTTTCGATCCCAAATTCCCTCTATTTAAGTTCTTGATATCAAACATCCTTGGGAGTGAAAAAACGAAAGTGCACTGTActccctccacccccacccccccaaaaaagaaagaaaaaaagactaataatcataacatcaCAGCAGTTTTCCGTTTCCCTCTACTTTAAGTCTCAATATCAAACATCCTTAGGAGTGAATATGCACTGAAAC is from Capsicum annuum cultivar UCD-10X-F1 chromosome 5, UCD10Xv1.1, whole genome shotgun sequence and encodes:
- the LOC107870344 gene encoding 60S ribosomal protein L7a-1, with the protein product MAPKKGVVAIKKTEKLKVVNPLFEKRSKQFGIGGALRPKKDLSRFVRWPQGVQIQRKKRILKQRLKVPPALNQFSKTLDKNIATNLFKMLLKYRPEDKATKKERLVKRAQTEAEGKTPETKKPIVVKYGLKHITYLIEQNKAQLVVIAHDVDPIELVVWLPALCRKMEIPYCIVKGKARLGSIVHKKTASALCLTTVKNEDKMEFSRVLEAIKANFNDKYEENRKKWGGGIMGAKSQARTKAKERVLAKEAAQRLN
- the LOC107870343 gene encoding cytochrome b-c1 complex subunit Rieske, mitochondrial produces the protein MLRVAGRKFTSSAARSSSSFFTTRTSITFNDDSSSPPPPAARSPSPSLVSSFLYQIRGFSSNSVSPANQMGLVPDLPATVAAIKNPTSKIVYDESNHERFPPGDPSKRAFAYFVLTGGRFVYASLLRLLILKFVLSMSASKDVLALASLEVDLSSIEPGSTVTVKWRGKPVFIRRRTDDDIKLANSVDLTSLRDPQQDAERVKNPEWLVVVGVCTHLGCIPLPNAGDFGGWFCPCHGSHYDISGRIRKGPAPYNLEVPTYSFLEENKLLIG